In one window of bacterium DNA:
- a CDS encoding S1 RNA-binding domain-containing protein produces the protein MTDDLQHDDAPENGDEFARLLAESEQRTHDQTPEPKTGDQVTGKLVQIGDEECFVDYGGRSELPIGTVDLQDAEGNLRFAVGDDITAYVVGKGAEQRLALKQKAQGKDTRFLEDALQSGVPLTGAVKETNKGGFVVDLGGHRAFCPISQIDDQFVNDPPSWVGRSLEFRVIEFTDGGRRLVVSRRVLMQEEKARRGKETRKSLAVGDVRDGKVVRLMPYGAFIDIGGVEGLVHVSEISHHRIADPTEALQEGQAVTVKVTALQNLGEGKTERVSLSIKALDGDPWQDVQDKLKLGEWVTGVVTGMADFGAFVELLPGVRGLVHVSALSQERVQHPSDVVREGQEVQVRIVEVDVQRKRISLSLVG, from the coding sequence ATGACCGACGACCTCCAGCACGACGACGCCCCCGAGAACGGCGACGAATTCGCCCGTCTGCTCGCCGAGAGCGAGCAGCGGACCCACGACCAGACCCCCGAACCGAAGACCGGCGACCAGGTCACGGGCAAGCTCGTCCAGATCGGCGACGAGGAATGCTTCGTCGATTACGGCGGACGCAGCGAACTGCCCATCGGCACCGTCGACCTGCAGGACGCCGAGGGCAACCTGCGCTTCGCCGTGGGCGACGACATCACGGCCTACGTGGTGGGCAAGGGCGCCGAGCAGCGCCTCGCGCTGAAGCAGAAGGCCCAGGGCAAGGACACGCGCTTCCTCGAGGACGCGCTGCAGAGCGGCGTGCCGCTGACCGGAGCGGTGAAGGAGACCAACAAGGGCGGCTTCGTGGTCGACCTCGGCGGCCACCGCGCCTTCTGCCCCATCTCCCAGATCGACGACCAGTTCGTCAACGACCCCCCGTCGTGGGTGGGGCGCAGCCTGGAGTTCCGCGTCATCGAGTTCACCGACGGAGGCCGCCGGCTGGTGGTCTCGCGGCGGGTCCTGATGCAGGAGGAGAAGGCGCGCCGCGGCAAGGAGACGCGCAAGTCCCTCGCCGTCGGCGACGTGCGCGACGGCAAGGTCGTCCGGCTGATGCCCTACGGCGCCTTCATCGACATCGGCGGCGTCGAGGGGCTGGTCCACGTTTCGGAGATCAGCCATCACCGCATCGCGGATCCCACCGAGGCCCTCCAGGAGGGCCAGGCGGTCACCGTCAAGGTCACCGCCCTGCAGAACCTGGGCGAGGGCAAGACCGAGCGGGTCAGCCTGTCCATCAAGGCGCTCGACGGCGATCCCTGGCAGGACGTCCAGGACAAGCTGAAGCTGGGCGAGTGGGTCACCGGCGTGGTGACCGGCATGGCGGACTTCGGCGCCTTCGTGGAGCTGCTGCCTGGAGTCCGCGGCCTGGTGCACGTGTCGGCGCTCTCGCAGGAGAGGGTGCAGCACCCGAGCGACGTCGTGCGCGAGGGGCAGGAAGTTCAGGTGCGCATCGTGGAGGTCGACGTGCAGCGCAAGCGGATCTCG